The proteins below come from a single Cannabis sativa cultivar Pink pepper isolate KNU-18-1 chromosome 3, ASM2916894v1, whole genome shotgun sequence genomic window:
- the LOC115709692 gene encoding probable E3 ubiquitin-protein ligase LOG2: MGNMGSSGSTNRRRHHGSRRSHHHNHPPPPPQVPPQPELSANRYVVTAATPYPAQYTNPNAPQYYQYPGYYPPPPPTTPLPLPAPYDHHHRGAHSHAESGHGNWVGGRYPCGPVMQPVAPYVEHQKAVTIRNDVNLKKETLRIEADEENPGHFLVAFTFDATVAGSITVIFFAKEGEDCNLTPVKENHTPVTVHFPQGLGQKFRQPSGTGINFSMFEETELSKTGDMDNYPLAVKAEASSVLPNGSESNQGSGTMNSQITLAIFEKEKGEFRTRVAKQILWVNGMRYELQEIYGIGNSVEGDLDSNDPGKECVICLSEPRDTTVLPCRHMCMCSECAKVLRFQTNRCPICRQPVERLLEIRVNSGSEE, from the exons atgggtAATATGGGTAGTAGCGGTTCAACGAATCGCCGAAGACACCATGGAAGCCGGCGTAGCCACCACCACAACCACCCTCCTCCTCCACCTCAGGTACCACCCCAACCAGAACTCTCAGCCAACCGCTATGTTGTTACTGCGGCAACGCCATATCCTGCCCAATACACAAACCCGAATGCTCCCCAGTATTACCAATACCCAGGTTATTACCCGCCTCCGCCGCCTACCACGCCTCTGCCCTTGCCGGCGCCGTACGATCACCACCACCGCGGAGCACACTCACATGCTGAATCGGGTCACGGGAATTGGGTCGGTGGCAGGTACCCTTGTGGACCGGTTATGCAACCCGTGGCACCTTATGTTGAGCATCAGAAGGCTGTGACTATAAGAAACGATGTGAATTTGAAGAAGGAGACTCTTAGGATTGAGGCTGATGAGGAAAATCCTGGGCACTTTCTTGTGGCTTTCACATTCGATGCCACTGTTGCCGGAAG CATAACTGTAATATTCTTTGCCAAAGAGGGGGAAGATTGCAACCTAACACCAGTGAAGGAAAATCACACACCTGTGACTGTACATTTCCCACAAGGTTTGGGCCAGAAATTCAGACAGCCATCAGGAACTGGGATTAACTTTTCGATGTTTGAGGAGACAGAGTTATCGAAAACTGGAGACATGGATAACTATCCTCTAGCAGTGAAGGCAGAGGCTTCCTCAGTTCTCCCAAATGGATCTGAATCAAACCAAGGATCTGGAACAATGAATTCTCAGATAACTCTAGCGATTTTTGAGAAGGAGAAAGGTGAATTTCGCACAAGGGTTGCAAAGCAGATATTGTGGGTAAATGGAATGAGATATGAGCTGCAGGAGATATACGGTATTGGTAATTCGGTTGAAGGTGATTTAGACAGCAATGATCCGGGGAAAGAATGTGTCATTTGCCTGTCTGAACCACGCGATACTACGGTTCTTCCTTGCCGGCACATG TGTATGTGCAGTGAGTGTGCTAAAGTTTTGCGGTTTCAGACCAACAGATGTCCAATTTGCCGGCAGCCTGTTGAGCGGCTTTTGGAGATAAGGGTGAACAGTGGTTCGGAGGAATGA